Proteins encoded by one window of Syntrophales bacterium:
- a CDS encoding acyl-CoA dehydrogenase family protein codes for MNFGFTEEQNILRKSVKDFMEKECPTEYVRELDEKEEYPYELYGKMAKLGWFGLPIPEEYGGSGLGAVDLVIVGEEMSRFSFEIAAGFGVSIFCGLSILEHGSEEQKKFYIPRMIKNEIRLSIGITEPNAGSDAAALTTSAVPDGNGWAINGQKTFQTASDAKNNIICLYVRTDKDVPKHRGISLILVPNDAPGVEIRRIKTLGRKMLHTNEVFFEDVHVPRENLVGELNGGWKMLLSGLALERLYVCSTYIGSAQTVVDLALEHAKQRVQFGRPIGTFQAIGHMLADMQTEVDAARLLVYRAAWMYDQGMPCMREVSMAKLYGSEAYARLSNQGMQIMGGYGYSMEYEMQRHFRDSRILTVSAGSSQMQRTVIARGMGLRVE; via the coding sequence ATGAATTTCGGATTTACGGAGGAACAGAATATTTTGCGAAAGAGTGTAAAGGATTTTATGGAGAAGGAGTGCCCTACTGAATATGTAAGGGAACTCGATGAAAAGGAAGAGTACCCCTATGAACTCTACGGAAAGATGGCAAAATTAGGCTGGTTTGGTTTGCCTATCCCTGAAGAATACGGGGGAAGTGGATTGGGCGCCGTGGATCTCGTGATTGTCGGGGAAGAGATGTCGCGGTTTTCCTTTGAAATCGCTGCGGGCTTTGGTGTCAGTATCTTCTGTGGTTTGAGCATTCTCGAACATGGAAGTGAGGAACAGAAAAAGTTTTATATACCGAGAATGATAAAAAACGAAATTAGATTATCCATAGGAATTACGGAACCGAACGCAGGTTCGGATGCCGCTGCCCTTACCACCTCGGCAGTTCCGGATGGCAACGGCTGGGCAATAAACGGACAAAAAACCTTTCAGACAGCATCTGATGCTAAAAACAACATTATATGTCTCTATGTGAGAACGGACAAGGATGTACCCAAGCATAGAGGGATAAGCCTGATCCTCGTTCCCAACGATGCGCCGGGGGTTGAGATAAGGAGGATAAAGACCCTCGGGAGAAAGATGCTCCATACCAACGAGGTCTTCTTTGAAGATGTCCATGTCCCCAGGGAAAACCTGGTAGGTGAATTAAACGGTGGTTGGAAGATGCTCCTTTCCGGTCTCGCGCTAGAAAGACTGTACGTATGTTCAACATACATCGGAAGTGCCCAGACCGTTGTAGATCTGGCTTTGGAGCACGCAAAGCAGAGAGTGCAGTTCGGCAGACCTATCGGGACCTTTCAGGCTATCGGTCACATGCTGGCCGATATGCAGACTGAGGTTGATGCCGCCCGTCTTTTGGTATACAGGGCTGCCTGGATGTACGATCAGGGTATGCCCTGCATGAGAGAGGTAAGCATGGCTAAGCTTTACGGTTCTGAAGCATACGCCAGACTTTCAAATCAGGGGATGCAGATCATGGGTGGGTACGGATACTCCATGGAGTACGAGATGCAGCGGCATTTCAGGGATTCGAGGATCCTCACGGTGAGCGCCGGTTCTTCACAGATGCAGAGAACGGTTATTGCCCGGGGAATGGGTTTAAGAGTTGAGTAA
- a CDS encoding acyl-CoA dehydratase activase, which produces MTFTAGVDVGSLCTKVVILNSEKKIKSYAILRSGAVYRGAAEAALDEALNRAGLDAKELSYIVSTGYGRSRVSYANNEITEISCHARGANFTSAEIRTVIDIGGQDSKVIQLNEKGQAVRFVMNDKCAAGTGRFLEVMAGALEVDLDEMSELSFQAREDIEVSSMCTVFAESEVISLFAGGYTKPEIAGAIYRSIARRVTGLVGQLGLKERVAMTGGVAKSKGMVRALEEKLGLTLLIPPEPQIIGALGAALFAYDKAPIN; this is translated from the coding sequence ATGACCTTCACCGCAGGTGTTGACGTCGGGTCCCTTTGTACAAAGGTAGTTATCTTAAACAGCGAAAAAAAAATAAAGTCTTATGCCATTTTGCGAAGTGGCGCTGTCTATAGAGGAGCGGCTGAAGCAGCCCTGGATGAGGCTTTAAACAGGGCCGGTTTAGATGCTAAGGAACTCAGTTACATCGTGTCCACCGGTTATGGGCGGTCAAGGGTGTCTTATGCTAATAACGAAATCACAGAGATCAGCTGCCACGCCCGGGGAGCAAATTTCACCTCAGCCGAGATAAGGACAGTTATAGACATAGGAGGCCAGGACAGTAAGGTCATTCAGTTAAACGAAAAAGGACAGGCCGTAAGGTTTGTCATGAACGATAAATGTGCTGCGGGAACAGGTCGTTTCCTCGAAGTAATGGCGGGGGCATTGGAAGTTGATCTTGATGAAATGAGCGAGCTCTCGTTTCAGGCCAGAGAAGATATTGAAGTTAGCAGTATGTGTACTGTCTTTGCGGAGTCGGAAGTCATTTCTTTATTCGCCGGTGGTTATACCAAACCGGAAATAGCGGGCGCCATATATCGCTCTATTGCCCGCAGGGTTACGGGATTGGTGGGACAGTTGGGTTTAAAGGAAAGGGTAGCCATGACGGGAGGAGTGGCAAAGAGTAAGGGTATGGTGCGCGCCCTGGAAGAAAAATTGGGATTAACCTTACTCATTCCTCCTGAACCGCAGATTATTGGCGCCCTGGGGGCAGCTCTTTTTGCCTACGACAAAGCGCCGATAAATTGA
- a CDS encoding acyl-CoA dehydrogenase family protein, with the protein MDFELSEEHKIFQRTAAQFAQKEIAPLGEEYDEKEEYPKWLFRRAGELGFLGIPYPEQYGGTGPDTIALSIFAEEVTKADAGIAMGLVVQNTVGTSPIYNFGSEELKQRYLVPAIRGELVGSFALTEPNVGSDVSAVEMSAREEGGSYILNGAKTFASSGMMADYVIVAARTEKGKGHQGITIFLVDPQSPGFTRKGLKKLGIRAQDIAEFTFEDCHVPKENVLGEVGNGFYHLMSTVQKTRIVVGASSVGLARAAFETALRYAKERRQFGQPIGKFQGIQFKLADMAMEIELASLLVYKAAWLNDKGEQCIKEASMAKLYASEMVNRVAYQALQIHGGYGYMREYPLERYYRDARIMEIFEGTSEIQRLIISRQLGL; encoded by the coding sequence ATGGATTTTGAGTTGAGTGAAGAACACAAGATATTTCAGAGGACAGCCGCACAATTTGCCCAGAAGGAGATTGCCCCCTTAGGAGAAGAATATGATGAGAAAGAGGAATATCCAAAGTGGCTTTTCCGAAGGGCGGGTGAGTTAGGTTTCTTGGGTATACCGTATCCAGAACAGTATGGAGGTACAGGCCCCGATACCATTGCCCTGTCCATATTTGCAGAGGAGGTAACGAAGGCAGATGCGGGAATTGCAATGGGTCTGGTTGTCCAGAATACGGTGGGTACCTCTCCGATATACAATTTTGGCTCAGAAGAGCTCAAACAGAGGTACCTGGTACCCGCTATCAGAGGTGAATTGGTCGGTTCCTTTGCCCTGACGGAACCCAACGTTGGTTCTGACGTATCTGCTGTGGAGATGAGCGCCAGGGAGGAAGGGGGAAGTTACATCCTCAATGGAGCGAAGACCTTTGCTTCCAGCGGCATGATGGCCGATTATGTAATTGTCGCGGCAAGGACAGAGAAAGGTAAGGGGCATCAGGGGATAACTATCTTTTTAGTTGACCCCCAATCCCCTGGCTTCACCCGGAAGGGGCTGAAAAAGTTAGGGATTCGCGCCCAGGATATCGCGGAGTTTACCTTTGAGGACTGCCATGTTCCGAAGGAGAATGTCCTCGGTGAGGTGGGAAATGGATTTTACCATCTCATGTCCACTGTTCAGAAGACTAGGATCGTGGTGGGGGCCTCAAGTGTCGGTTTGGCGAGAGCCGCCTTTGAAACCGCTTTAAGGTATGCAAAGGAGAGGCGTCAATTCGGTCAGCCGATAGGTAAATTTCAGGGTATTCAGTTCAAGCTGGCCGATATGGCCATGGAGATTGAACTGGCATCCCTCCTCGTCTATAAGGCGGCGTGGCTGAACGATAAGGGCGAGCAGTGTATTAAAGAGGCCTCGATGGCGAAACTTTATGCCTCGGAGATGGTAAACAGGGTTGCCTATCAGGCCCTCCAGATACACGGAGGATATGGTTACATGAGAGAATACCCTCTGGAGCGCTACTACAGGGATGCGAGAATAATGGAGATATTTGAAGGCACATCTGAGATACAAAGACTCATCATATCTCGACAGTTGGGTCTGTAG
- a CDS encoding enoyl-CoA hydratase — protein MEEESILLKKEGNIATITLNRPERLNALDWPAQWLFGQKLDEVAGDDEIRVLIITGGERAFCAGGDVSAQRGRIGMKPSERRAGMKRLLKNPLKIRRMSVPVIAMVNGVAVGAGCNLALACDIIIASEKARFGQAFVKVGLVQDYGGSYLLSRQVGTKKACELVFTGDLIDAHEALRIGMVNKVVPEGELESATREMAMKIANKAPLAVSIAKRSIYDGFDNFDLETALEYEIYTQGFCSDTEDHREGTTAFLEKREPEFKGM, from the coding sequence ATGGAAGAAGAGAGTATTCTATTGAAAAAAGAGGGGAATATCGCCACGATAACCCTTAATCGTCCGGAGAGACTCAACGCATTAGATTGGCCTGCCCAGTGGCTATTCGGGCAGAAACTCGATGAGGTGGCAGGGGATGATGAGATAAGAGTGCTGATAATTACCGGCGGGGAAAGGGCCTTTTGTGCGGGCGGCGATGTAAGCGCTCAAAGGGGCAGAATAGGAATGAAGCCTTCGGAGAGAAGGGCGGGTATGAAAAGACTTCTGAAGAACCCCCTGAAGATCAGGAGGATGTCTGTACCGGTCATTGCCATGGTAAACGGTGTTGCCGTGGGAGCGGGGTGTAATCTGGCCCTGGCCTGCGATATTATTATCGCTTCGGAAAAGGCAAGGTTCGGTCAGGCCTTTGTTAAGGTGGGCCTCGTACAGGATTACGGGGGAAGCTACCTGCTCTCCCGACAGGTAGGCACAAAAAAGGCGTGTGAACTCGTCTTTACCGGCGACCTCATAGACGCACATGAGGCATTACGTATCGGGATGGTAAATAAGGTAGTCCCGGAAGGAGAATTGGAAAGCGCCACCAGGGAAATGGCGATGAAGATAGCAAACAAAGCGCCTCTTGCCGTGAGTATTGCGAAACGTTCCATTTATGATGGCTTTGATAATTTTGATCTGGAGACTGCTCTGGAGTACGAGATTTATACCCAGGGATTTTGCTCTGACACGGAAGACCATAGAGAAGGGACAACAGCTTTTCTCGAAAAGAGAGAGCCGGAATTCAAGGGAATGTAG